A segment of the Bacillus pseudomycoides genome:
AGTAGAGCGTGATATTTTCTATAGTTTTAAGGGTTTTACTATTTTTTGAATGTAATTGAATAAAAGATGTTAAATGGTGTAGGCTTTTCTATTTTCCTGTCGAAGATGTAATAAAAGGGAGGTAGTGAAATGGCACAGTTTGAAGTGGAAAAAATCACTTATTTAGGAAAGAGAAAAGAAGAAATTGATTTTCGAATAGCTTATGTAAGGATTGATGACTATTTGGACTGGGAGGTCATTATACGTGGAACTACTGATAAAGGTGCACTTTTCGTTGAAACAATGAAGAAAAATGAGCAACCAGTATTTGAATTTATTACTACTGAAGGGGACGTTTTTCAAGGCAGGACAAAAATAGTGAAATTCATCCCAAAATTAATTGATACAGAAATCGATTTATTTGGCATTGGAAAGTTAAATGGTTATGAAATAAAAAGCGTCCACTAGGATGCTTTTTATTATTTTTAGTACTACTGTAGCTTTGAAATAAAATAGGGTGTGATGTTTTTGTGGTTTTTGTATTTAGATGTATATAAATAAAATATGCTATAAAATCACCGAGATGAAACGGTATAATATTACTGTTATTCATAATTTATACAGGGAAGAGTTAGGGTAGAATATGTTGTATTCGAAAAAGTTAGTAGGTATGAGTTTGATAGCATCACTTACAATAGGTGGGCTAAGTGCTTGTAATACATATGTAGATTCATCGAAAGTAAAACAAGGCAGTGTATCTAAAAAGAGTGAAAATGCAAATAGACCAGCTGAAGCTCTAACAGCTTACATGAATGCGGGCTTCTATGATAAAGATATAGACAAAATGAGTAAATTAACAGGTGAAGATGGAAAACAATTTAATGAAGCGATGGCGGAAAAGGTTAGAAAAGCAGTCCTATCTAATTATGAAGGCATATCTAGTATTACAGAAGAATCAGTAGATAACTATTTTAAAAATTTTAAAGAAGCAATACGGAAAAAAGTGAAATTTGAAACGAATGTTGTATATATATACGGAGAAGGTAAAACTGCAGAAGTGGAAATAAAATCAAAGCCAATATTGGTATCAAGTCTGAGAACAAAAGTTGAAGATGAGCAAAAAAGAATATTAAGTGAAAACCCGTCAATATCTAACCCTAAATTAATAAAGCAACTATATGATTATTCACCTTCAATATTACTTGAAGCAGAAATATCTTCTACGGAAGAATCACTGAGGGTTGGCATGTATAATAAGGGTGACGATAAGTGGCATATAAATGGAGAGGATATAAAGGGTCTTCCAAGGATTTTATGGAAATCATAATATATTATTAAACTCTTTATAAAAAAGATACTATTAATTTGGTATACAGGTTTACTTAAATAATTTTTGAGTTTTCTGTATTATAAAAAGGAAGAACTTTTCTACTTTTATTTAAATACCACACAAGACCTTTCGGGTTATAAGAATTATTGCGAGATGTTTGTGATAGGACTTATTTTTTCGGAAGGTCTTTTTGTGTTCAACAAAAACATGAAGAAATAATTTATACATCGTTCAAGTCATCTAAAAAGATTTATGTAATTGAGGGGGTAGATATGTTAACAATAAGTGCTGCTAATAGCTTACTGAAGTTCTTAGAAGAAACAGATGGAAATATTACGACAATCCTTATAACAGAAAAAATTCAGAAGGTACTTAGTACAATTCAATCAAGATGCCAGATCTTAAATTTCATAGTATTACTTACTGATGAATATGTGGAGCAATTATTTCAAGCTAATCTTCTTTCAGATATTGTAATGTTGTTAACTCGTATTACAAATAATCTCAATGATGCCAAATGCAATTGTTTTTTCTTTATCCCGCATTAACGGACAGTAAGACTCCCACCTCAAAATTCGGCAAAAGCAAAGAAGTTAGGTGGGAGATCGACTGTCCGTAAAAGCCCGATTGGTTCAACTAATAATCAATGGGGGATGAAGAAAACCCCCACTGATTAAAGTTTCACCTTATATTGGTTGTAACAAATGACAGCAGGGCGTATACAGAATGTAATATATTTCTGTCAAACACTGCTAAGTTACCGTATACTAAACAACGCTCATGAGAAAAAAGAATCTGTCACAGATTCTTTTTTCCATTAGATATATTGGATTAGGAGAGTATGTTAAATCCTTGAAGGGAGCAAGGATTTAACGGTAATAGTAACCGTGGTATTAATGTAACATAGTTAACTCATATAGGTAATTGATAATGTTTGTATTGAATATTACTAATATTTAGTATAGACATTTAATACTATAAATATAGTGTTAAAACGTTTTGATTTATTCCGCATTAATGGGCAGTAAGACCCTCACCTCAAGATTCAGAGGGAAATGAGGAAGATAGGTGGGGGATGAAGAAAATCCTCACTGTTGGAAGTTTCACTTTATTATATTCGATCCATGTTTAGATAAAATAAGCAAAACAAACACCTATATTAATCAATTCCTACTATATACATATTGCAGGAATGTATCCAATCTAGAAGTATCGCTTTAGATATTAAAATACGGTATGACAAAAGGAGAAGAGTAGTAATGGGCAAACATATTATTGATATTTCTAAGTGGAACGGTAATATCGATTGGGATGTGGCTGCATCGCAAATTGAGCTGGCGATATGTCGTGTGCAGTACGGTTCAAGAACAGTTGATGAACGGTATAAAAGTTATGTAACAAATCTGGAACAGCGTGGTATTCCGCATGCAGCGTATGCTTATGGGTGTTATGTTTCGGTTAATGATGCTGTTATAGAGGCAAAAGATTTTATGGAAAGAGTAAGTTCTAACGCTAAATTTCTTGTTCTTGATGTTGAAGATGATACGTTAAAAAGTTGCGGCCCTGATAAGCTAGCTGAAGCATCTCAAGTATTTATCGATACTTGTAAAGCTGCAGGGTGGAAAGTTGGATTATACGTAGGTCATCACATGTATAATAAATATGGTTTAAAAGGAGTGAAAGCAGATTTCCTTTGGATTCCACGCTACGGTGGTAATAAACCGACATATCCGTGTGATATATGGCAATATACTGAAACAGGAAATATCAAAGGGATTGGAAAGGTTGATTTGAATTATTTGGTTGGTAGTAAGTCTCTTTTATGGTTCGTAGGCAGTACAAGTCATGTGAAAAATAATTCAGAACAAATTGTAGGTATTGGAATTGCTCTTTCAAAATATCCTGAAGGTTACGGAGTTAATTTATATGAGAATCCAGCAGAGCCTGTATTTACTGGACATATCACAAATAAGATTCCTTATTTGATCTTTGAAGGGTATTGGGGTGGCGGAGATAAAGATATGATTAAATTAGGAAACGAGCAACAGTGGGCGAAATTAGAGCACTTTGATGTGGCGTGGTTTCATGTCCATTCAAAATACCCTGCTGGATATGGAGTTAATTATTACGAAGAACCTGAATGTATAAATTTTAAAGGTGTAATTAACGGCTCAGTTTCTTATCGGGTTTGGGCAAGAAAAGATGGTGCTATCGATATTGGACAAAGTAGTTGGGTTAAAGAAGAGCATGTAGTGATTAAATAATGGTCGAAGGTAAAAGGTATTACGTTTCATAAACAACGTAATACCTTTTGTATTTTACATAAGATTTTTTACAGGATAAATAAATTATTTTTATTTATCCTGTAAAAAATTTAAATTTTAGTGTGACGATAGGAATTTTTAATATAAGTATCATGATAATAGCTTTTGGATTGTGCGTTTCGTAATCCTGTATATATACTTTCTGGTACATCGTAAAAATCATATGTGCCATTTCTAAATTCAATTCGTAAAATCATAGATGATGGATTATAACCTACAGCGACTAAATTTTTTGAAATTATCGGATATAAAGTCATGTTAGTTCATCTCCTTCTTTAATATATTTAGATATCGATAAAGGAAAATCCTGCTATTTTGTAGAAATATAATTGTTGAGAAGGAGTGGAGAATATGAATGAACAAGAGTTTATAGATATTATATTAGAAGAGGAAGAGTCTTTAGCACATATTTTAAATCAAATTGTTGAACAGAGAAGAAACAGGATCTTATAACATCACTGTTCAAAATGTGATTCCGGTTAGGAAAAGCATTTTACGGGAATATTTATTGGACCTATTTTATAAAGTGTGTTGTAGAATATAGGGTATATTTTATTACGTATTGACTGAATAGCACATTGTAAATAGTATATAGGTTATTGGATAATATAACATATTTATCCCCTCCATTAGCTATGTTGATTCATTTTATTAGAAGTTCACACGAAATTCATATTGTTATGATATTTTAATTTCACTATTGATTTGTTGCTAACGATTGCGTAAAAGGAAGTTATATTTTATAAGACAGTTTCTGTACAAATAATCCGGAATGTAATCGAAGCTAAGGTAAGAAAGTGTTTGATTTTGATACAATTATCAGCTTATTATTTGTAGGTAAGAGTTTAGGAACAAGGTGTCAATATAGAACATGGAAGAAACCATTATTTAAATATGTTCGTTGTGTCCGTATCCCTTTGATACAAGGTTTAACAATGAAATGCAGGCGTTTAAGAAATGATCTATATGGAATAAAAGGAGGAATAAGAGCTCAAATTTCAGCATTAAAAGAGTATGTTTCTTACTATTACAAGCGCATAGATTAATAGGGTTATATTTTTCATCAAGAGAGACAGGCGGACAATACAAACAGCGAAAGAAGAATTTTTTTAAAAGCGATTCGAAAATATATTCGGGGTCATTTTTGATTAAACAACATTTCAAGAGTAGACTTATTTATTGATGATAAATCGACAAGAGGATTGAAAGGCAGGAGAAAGCAACATGTCAGAAAATTATCGTTCTCGAGAGGAGCGAAGACAAGTACAAAAGAAAAAGCAACCAAGTACTAATAAGGAAAAAATAAAAGGTAAGACATCTTTATTTCGTAAATTTTTAATTGGTTGTTTAATACTTGGAATCGTGGCGCTCGTAGGAGGAGTAACTACTTTTTTCATTATGATAAAGGATGCTCCAAAGCTTGAAAAAGAAAAGCTTGTCAATCCGTTATCAGCAAAAATTTATAGTAAAGATAATAAGCTGATATATGAATATGGGAAAGAGAAGCGAACAAATATTACGTATGATCAAGTACCGAAATTAGTAGAAGATGCCTTTTTAGCTACAGAAGATGCGCGTTTCTATGATCATAGTGGAGTTGATTTTAAGGGTACTTCACGTGCAATTTTAGTCAGCCTAACTGGGAATTATGGCTCACAAGGTGGTAGTACAATTACACAACAGGTTATTAAAAACTATTTCTTATCTATGGATAAAACGCCTAAGCGTAAGGCGCAAGAAATATATTTAGCTTATAAGTTAGAGCAACAATATTCGAAACATGAAATACTGGAAATGTATTTAAATAAGATTAACTTAGGAAATCGTTCTTATGGTATTGCAACAGCAGCTGAAAACTATTATTCAAAAGAGTTAAAAGAGTTAACTCTACCAGAGGTTGCGATGCTTGCGGGATTACCAAAAGGACCGAGTATTTACGATCCAACAAAACCACAAAATGTGGAAAGAGCAACAGAGCGTAGAAATGTTGTATTACATTTAATGAATCGACATGGATATATTTCGAAAAAACAAATGGAAGAAGCATCGAAGGTTCCAGTAACTGAAGGATTAAATGATCCTAAAGAACCTACAGAAATGCCGTATCCAGCATTTATAGATGCTGTGGTGAAGGAAGTAGAAAAAGAGTTACCGGATGCAAACGTTGGATCTGATGGTCTATCTATTTACACAACATTAGATGAAAATGCTCAGATATATGCAGAGAAGCTGTTAAATGAAAATAGTATTAGTTATCCGAATGATAAATTCCAAGGTGCTTTTACGTTTATGGATACAAAGACTGGAGAAATTCGCGCTATAGGTAGTGGGCGTGGTGAAAATAAAGCGACATTTAAAGGACATAATATGGCGATTGAACTAGATCGTTCAGCAGGTTCAACAATGAAGCCGATTTTTGACTATGGCCCAGCAATTGAATATTTAAAATGGCCAACTTATCATCAGCTTGATGATTCACCTTTTAAATATTCAACAGGACAAGAAGTTCGAAATGCTGATAGAACATATAAAGGTTCGATGACAATGCGTGATGCGCTTAAAATGTCACGCAATATACCAGCAGTTAAAACAGCGAAAGAAGTAGGATTAAGTAAAGCACAAAGTTTTGCGGAAAGTTTAGGCATTCCATTTAGTAAACCAGCAGTTGAGGCAGATGCGATTGGAACTAACGAAGCTTCACCAACTGAAATTGCAGGTGCATATGCTGCATTTGGTAATGATGGTAAATATATAAAACCACACTTCGTTAAAAAAGTGGTTTATCCTGATGGGAAATCTCAAAGTTTTGAACCAAAATCTAAACGTGTTATGGAAGATTATACAGCATATATGATTACGGACATGCTGCGTTCTGTTGTTAAATCTGGAACGGGTACAACAGCAAATGTAAGTTCCTTAGATGTTGCAGGTAAAACAGGAACAACAAACTATTCAGCTGAAGACATAGAGAAGTATGGTATACCAGCTAGTGCATCACGTGATAGTTGGTTCGCTGGCTATACACCGCAATATACAATGGCTGTGTGGACTGGATATATGAAAAATGGTCCTGAAGATTATATAAGTAGTACGAATACGAAAATTGCACAACAGATTTTTAAAGAAATGATGAGTCAGTTTGGAACAGATACGTCACGTTTTAAGATGCCAAGTAGTGTTGTTCAAGAGGGTGATGAATTACGTGTAAAGGGTGCAAAACGAGATTCTTCTCCAAATCCGAGCACGTCAAATTCAAACTCAAGCGAACAAAAGAAAAATGAAGATCAAAATAAGCAGCAAGAACAGCAGAAACAAACAGAAGAAGATAAAAAACAACAAGAACAAAATGAAGAAAATAAGAAAAATGAAGAGCAGAATAAACAAAAACAGGATGATGCAACAAATAATCCAAGTGGAAATGACCAAGGAAATACAACTCCGCCAGGCAATGGAAATGGCCAAGGAAATACGACTCCGCCGGGTAACGGAAATGGTCAAGGAAATACGACTCCGCCAGGTAATGGAAATGGTCAAGAAAATACAACTCTGCCGGGCAATGGAAATGGTCAAGGGAATACAACTCCGCCGGGTAACGGAAATGGTCAAGGGAATACGACTCCGCCAGGCAACGGAAATGGTCAAGGAAATACAACTCCACCGGGTAACGGAAATGGTCAAGGGAATACAACCCCACCGAGTAGCGGAAATGGCCAAGGAGAGACCGCTTCAAATCCAAATGGTGGTCAATAAATATAATGCTTTTTAAAAGTTAAAATCATATAAGAATTATAAAAAACACTTAAGATATCGTAGAAAAATCGATAACTTAGGTGTTTTTTTAGTTGTTATACATTAACACACTCTATATGAAATGAAAGTACCTTTAGATCATTTTAGATGTTGAAAGTCCCATGAAAGTTTTGAAAATAAATTGCGGGGAAATGATAGAAAATTTGGAGAGGTGGATACGGAGAAGCGGAGAGAGGCCCCTGATAAGGGGGACTAGCTGAATGGCTCCCGTGATACCAAAATGAAGGTGTTGTGGCTCCCGGTAATTGATATTGCTGCCAAGTTGCTGGAAGTTCAATTCCAACATCAGAAGTTGCTGTATGAACGGGAACAGTGTGGACAGAAGGGGGGACAACTGGAGCTACAACAGCAATTCTTGTGGGAAATAAATACATAAAAGAATCACTCCTAAATTGAATTATGGTGCAGTATATTCATATGTTTGCTGTAAAGGTCCATATTTTGTGATACTTAAGTCCTATATTGTAGAACAAGGAGGTAATAAGATGAACATTCAAATTGAATCTAGAGCTATGCAATGGTTTCAAGAAGAAATGAATTTACAGAGTGGTGATTTTGTACGTTTTGTTGTTAGGTATGGCGGAAATAGTACCATACAATCTGGGTATTCTTTAGGACTAGCTTTTGAGAAACCTGAAGATATGGCTGCATCTACTGAAAAGGATGGCACCCGATTTTTCATAGATGCGGATGATATTTGGTATTTTCAAGACTATGATTTAGTTGTAAGCTATCATATGGAAATGGATGAAATTGAATTTAATTATGTAAAATAATAACTTTATTAAAAATAAAAATATTTTATATGAAAATTACATTGTATTAATAGCAGTATATAAAATATGTATAAGCGAGTTGGGGATAGATGCAACTCGCTTTTTCTATGTTTCAAAAAGATAATAAATATATGGGGATGAATGGTTTATTTTACTAGATGTGTATACGGTTTTATTTAAAATTAGTATATTTCAGTTTTAAAAAATGAATCAGGCAGAATTTTTAACGAAAAGTGTAGATGTTATTCTTGAAAAATAATTTTGTTACAGCAGGAAAAGTATAGGAAACTTATCATTATAAAATAAATTGAAATCTTCTAAAAACTCTGATACATTGAAATAGAAATGTAGTTTCACGATATTGTAAAGGCTTACAGTTATGTGCACGAAGATCTATTAGGATTGGAGGAAATGATAATGAAAGCTGAAGAAAAATTTTCCCCGGGATTAGATGGTGTAGTCGCAGCGGAGACGAAAATCTCGTTTCTTGACACAGTAAAAGGTGAAATCGTTATTCAAGGATATGACTTAATTGAATTATCAAAGACAAAAGAGTATTTAGACATTGTGCACCTTTTACTAGAAGAACATCTACCAAATGAGGATGAAAAGAAGGCACTTGAAAAAAAATTGAAGGCAGAATATGAAGTACCAGAAGGTGTGTTCAATGTTTTAAAAGCATTGCCCAAAGAAACGCATCCGATGGACGGATTACGTACAGGTGTATCGGCATTAGCTGGCTACGATAACGATATTGAAAATCGTTCGTTAGAAGTGAATAAAGCTCGCGGTTATAAGTTATTAAGCAAAGTGCCGAATATTGTGGCAAACAGTTACCATATTTTAAACAATGAAGAGCCTGTTCAGCCTCTAAAAGAATTATCGTATAGTGCGAATTTCTTTTATATGTTAACTGGAAAAAAACCAACTGAGCTGGAAGAGAAAATCTTCGATCGCTCCCTTGTTTTATATAGTGAACATGAAATGCCGAATTCTACATTTACAGCACGCGTGATTGCATCTACGCAATCAGATTTATACGGTGCTTTAACAGGAGCAGTTGCCTCTTTAAAAGGAAGCTTACATGGCGGTGCAAATGAAGCGGTTATGTACATGCTGTTAGAAGCAGGAAATGTTGAGAAATTTGAAGAGTTGCTGCAAAAGAAATTATATAACAAAGAAAAAATTATGGGATTTGGACATCGCGTCTACATGAAGAAGATAGATCCAAGGGCACTTATGATGAAAGAAGCTTTAAAACAGTTATGTGATGTAAAAGGTGATTATACATTATATGAAATGTGTGAAGCTGGAGAAAAGATTATGGAGAAGGAAAAAGGCATTTATCCGAACTTAGACTATTATGCAGCTCCAGTATATTGGATGTTAGGTATTCCAATTCAGCTGTATACACCAATCTTTTTCAGTTCAAGAACGGTGGGCTTATGTGCGCATGTGATTGAGCAACATACAAACAATCGATTGTTCCGTCCGCGTGTAAATTATATCGGCGAGCGACATGTGCTTAGTAAATAAAAACAACTGGGGAGTTGTTAGGGCCGCCCGCCAGGTGGGTGTTTGACCGACACCCATCCTTAATAATAACGAATTTTCGACAGAAAGGGAAGGATAGCGTGATTAAAACAAATGAAATTAAACAAAAAGATGCAATTTTAGAAGAGATTACGGATTATGTGTTAAATAAAGAGGTGACGAGTTCAGAAGCGTTCAGTACAGCTCGCTATGTATTACTTGATACACTTGGATGTGGAATTTTAGCATTACAATATCCAGAGTGTACGAAATTACTAGGACCAGTCGTACCAGGAACTATTGTGCCAAATGGTACACGTGTACCTGGAACATCATTTGTACTCGATCCAGTAAAAGGAGCTTTTAATATCGGTTGTATGATCCGTTGGTTAGATTATAACGATACATGGCTTGCAGCAGAATGGGGACATCCATCAGATAACTTAGGTGGTATTTTGGCTGTTGCAGATTATATTAGCCGCGTTCGTATTTCAGAAGGAAAAGAACCATTAAAAGTAAGAGACGTACTTGAAATGATGATTAAAGCACATGAAATTCAAGGCGTACTTGCATTAGAAAATAGTTTAAACCGTGTTGGTCTTGATCATGTGTTATATGTAAAAGTAGCAACAACAGCAGTTGTTACAAAAATGCTTGGTGGCACGCGTGAAGAAATCTTTAACGCATTGTCTCATGCTTGGATTGATAACTCGAGTCTTCGTACATATCGTCATGCTCCAAATACAGGTTCTCGTAAATCTTGGGCAGCAGGAGATGCAACAAGCCGTGGTGTTCATCTAGCTCTGACTGCATTAAAAGGTGAGATGGGCTACCCAACAGCATTATCTGCGCCAGGATGGGGATTCCAAGATGTATTGTTTAATAAACAAGAACTAAAATTAGCAAGACCTTTAGATTCTTATGTAATGGAAAATGTGTTGTTTAAAGTATCATATCCAGCAGAATTCCATGCTCAAACAGCTGCAGAATGTGCAGTGAAATTACATCCAGAAGTGAAAGAAAGATTGGATGAAATTGATCGTATTACAATTACAACACATGAATCAGCAGTTCGTATTATTGATAAAGAAGGTCCATTA
Coding sequences within it:
- a CDS encoding GH25 family lysozyme codes for the protein MGKHIIDISKWNGNIDWDVAASQIELAICRVQYGSRTVDERYKSYVTNLEQRGIPHAAYAYGCYVSVNDAVIEAKDFMERVSSNAKFLVLDVEDDTLKSCGPDKLAEASQVFIDTCKAAGWKVGLYVGHHMYNKYGLKGVKADFLWIPRYGGNKPTYPCDIWQYTETGNIKGIGKVDLNYLVGSKSLLWFVGSTSHVKNNSEQIVGIGIALSKYPEGYGVNLYENPAEPVFTGHITNKIPYLIFEGYWGGGDKDMIKLGNEQQWAKLEHFDVAWFHVHSKYPAGYGVNYYEEPECINFKGVINGSVSYRVWARKDGAIDIGQSSWVKEEHVVIK
- the prpD gene encoding 2-methylcitrate dehydratase, which gives rise to MIKTNEIKQKDAILEEITDYVLNKEVTSSEAFSTARYVLLDTLGCGILALQYPECTKLLGPVVPGTIVPNGTRVPGTSFVLDPVKGAFNIGCMIRWLDYNDTWLAAEWGHPSDNLGGILAVADYISRVRISEGKEPLKVRDVLEMMIKAHEIQGVLALENSLNRVGLDHVLYVKVATTAVVTKMLGGTREEIFNALSHAWIDNSSLRTYRHAPNTGSRKSWAAGDATSRGVHLALTALKGEMGYPTALSAPGWGFQDVLFNKQELKLARPLDSYVMENVLFKVSYPAEFHAQTAAECAVKLHPEVKERLDEIDRITITTHESAVRIIDKEGPLNNPADRDHCLQYITAIGLLKGDIVADDYEDEVAADSRVDELRNKMVVVENKQYSLDYLDPNKRSIANAVQVHFKDGTVTENVECEYPLGHRFRRDEAIPKVVQKFSANMAVHYSSKQQEKIHEACLNEEKLENMNVNEFVDLFLI
- a CDS encoding transglycosylase domain-containing protein, which produces MSENYRSREERRQVQKKKQPSTNKEKIKGKTSLFRKFLIGCLILGIVALVGGVTTFFIMIKDAPKLEKEKLVNPLSAKIYSKDNKLIYEYGKEKRTNITYDQVPKLVEDAFLATEDARFYDHSGVDFKGTSRAILVSLTGNYGSQGGSTITQQVIKNYFLSMDKTPKRKAQEIYLAYKLEQQYSKHEILEMYLNKINLGNRSYGIATAAENYYSKELKELTLPEVAMLAGLPKGPSIYDPTKPQNVERATERRNVVLHLMNRHGYISKKQMEEASKVPVTEGLNDPKEPTEMPYPAFIDAVVKEVEKELPDANVGSDGLSIYTTLDENAQIYAEKLLNENSISYPNDKFQGAFTFMDTKTGEIRAIGSGRGENKATFKGHNMAIELDRSAGSTMKPIFDYGPAIEYLKWPTYHQLDDSPFKYSTGQEVRNADRTYKGSMTMRDALKMSRNIPAVKTAKEVGLSKAQSFAESLGIPFSKPAVEADAIGTNEASPTEIAGAYAAFGNDGKYIKPHFVKKVVYPDGKSQSFEPKSKRVMEDYTAYMITDMLRSVVKSGTGTTANVSSLDVAGKTGTTNYSAEDIEKYGIPASASRDSWFAGYTPQYTMAVWTGYMKNGPEDYISSTNTKIAQQIFKEMMSQFGTDTSRFKMPSSVVQEGDELRVKGAKRDSSPNPSTSNSNSSEQKKNEDQNKQQEQQKQTEEDKKQQEQNEENKKNEEQNKQKQDDATNNPSGNDQGNTTPPGNGNGQGNTTPPGNGNGQGNTTPPGNGNGQENTTLPGNGNGQGNTTPPGNGNGQGNTTPPGNGNGQGNTTPPGNGNGQGNTTPPSSGNGQGETASNPNGGQ
- the mmgD gene encoding citrate synthase; this encodes MKAEEKFSPGLDGVVAAETKISFLDTVKGEIVIQGYDLIELSKTKEYLDIVHLLLEEHLPNEDEKKALEKKLKAEYEVPEGVFNVLKALPKETHPMDGLRTGVSALAGYDNDIENRSLEVNKARGYKLLSKVPNIVANSYHILNNEEPVQPLKELSYSANFFYMLTGKKPTELEEKIFDRSLVLYSEHEMPNSTFTARVIASTQSDLYGALTGAVASLKGSLHGGANEAVMYMLLEAGNVEKFEELLQKKLYNKEKIMGFGHRVYMKKIDPRALMMKEALKQLCDVKGDYTLYEMCEAGEKIMEKEKGIYPNLDYYAAPVYWMLGIPIQLYTPIFFSSRTVGLCAHVIEQHTNNRLFRPRVNYIGERHVLSK
- a CDS encoding KTSC domain-containing protein produces the protein MTLYPIISKNLVAVGYNPSSMILRIEFRNGTYDFYDVPESIYTGLRNAQSKSYYHDTYIKNSYRHTKI
- a CDS encoding DUF5105 domain-containing protein; translation: MSLIASLTIGGLSACNTYVDSSKVKQGSVSKKSENANRPAEALTAYMNAGFYDKDIDKMSKLTGEDGKQFNEAMAEKVRKAVLSNYEGISSITEESVDNYFKNFKEAIRKKVKFETNVVYIYGEGKTAEVEIKSKPILVSSLRTKVEDEQKRILSENPSISNPKLIKQLYDYSPSILLEAEISSTEESLRVGMYNKGDDKWHINGEDIKGLPRILWKS
- a CDS encoding HesB/YadR/YfhF family protein produces the protein MNIQIESRAMQWFQEEMNLQSGDFVRFVVRYGGNSTIQSGYSLGLAFEKPEDMAASTEKDGTRFFIDADDIWYFQDYDLVVSYHMEMDEIEFNYVK